The Microbulbifer sp. YPW1 genome contains a region encoding:
- a CDS encoding transporter substrate-binding domain-containing protein, translating into MAPQNSKQLLLPLLTLVLCGLFLGFEWNSSKPAPPEPSPETPPEEFKRESDTRFENYDELGDLGALKKRGTIRFVTLASSEDDLLPRAMIVSRLHYQLAKDLAKQLELTPHWIAAASPEKALQLIKSGRADVFTGNLAKTKERAQNFDLSDAISTSHQQLVTGKDGPDVNHPDKLKDVIISVMAGSTYAATANALQKKIPGSKVEMRELRKDDTVDRLVDNINRRKNVVTIVDSTIIDGLKSYRNDFKAGVFVSDEEDIVWAMRKGSPELKLRINNFLTTKLIDVPLDRPSDWDAIKKSGLIRFLTYNGPTSYFMWKGTLMGFDYDLAKAFAEKHDLEMEVIVVPYDQQLIEWLKEGRGDFAGASITITDKRKAQGVAFTTPYIEMAEQILSNSGKPAIKSLQDLNGRTLTLRAFSVFEEIAKSLQKSGIQVEIELADPQVSYEQIINMVAEGEVDATIVDASAAEIGATLRDELVTGPRVSDPLPQGWMVTKDNHSLQKKLDEFIKEFKASKKYEKKVNYYFKPNEQAGKKLMSRIIPGEDLSPYDKLAKKSARAYEFDWRLIVAQMWQESSFNPKAESPVGAQGLLQVMPRTAEEIGYPPPLYEPGRGIEAGVKYLRWIRDRFDEDITLENQVWFSLAAYNAGIGHLYDAQRLARSLELNPNVWFDNVETAMLKLSEPRYFNKARYGYVRGAEPVQYVRNISKLYRAYTAITPGEIALQLRYLPDFTRTQVKPSRKGHSCQHGHWTLPAGGNFDPPHYSGPDEPWTYPTNVTTESVKLVDQLIYPPRP; encoded by the coding sequence GAAGATGACCTGCTCCCCCGGGCAATGATTGTCTCCCGCTTACACTATCAGCTGGCGAAAGATCTCGCCAAACAACTCGAGCTAACCCCCCACTGGATTGCCGCAGCATCGCCAGAAAAGGCCCTGCAGTTGATCAAAAGTGGGCGCGCCGACGTATTCACCGGCAACCTGGCGAAGACCAAGGAACGCGCTCAGAATTTTGATCTTTCGGACGCTATTTCCACCTCCCACCAACAGCTCGTTACCGGGAAAGATGGGCCGGATGTCAATCACCCGGACAAACTCAAAGATGTCATCATCTCGGTTATGGCCGGCAGCACATATGCTGCTACTGCCAACGCCCTGCAGAAGAAAATCCCTGGCTCCAAAGTTGAAATGCGCGAGTTGCGTAAAGACGATACGGTCGACCGCCTGGTTGACAATATCAACCGCAGAAAAAATGTGGTGACCATTGTCGACAGCACGATTATTGATGGACTGAAAAGCTACCGGAACGACTTCAAGGCGGGTGTATTTGTCAGCGATGAGGAGGACATTGTATGGGCAATGCGCAAGGGTTCCCCGGAACTAAAACTGCGAATCAATAACTTCCTTACCACAAAATTGATCGACGTACCCCTCGACAGGCCTTCAGACTGGGATGCCATCAAAAAATCCGGGCTGATCCGCTTCCTAACCTACAACGGTCCCACCAGCTACTTCATGTGGAAAGGTACACTGATGGGTTTCGATTATGATCTCGCCAAGGCATTTGCGGAAAAGCACGACTTGGAGATGGAGGTCATCGTCGTTCCATACGATCAGCAACTGATCGAGTGGCTTAAGGAGGGACGAGGAGATTTCGCCGGCGCTTCCATCACCATTACCGACAAACGCAAGGCACAGGGAGTGGCATTCACTACCCCTTATATCGAAATGGCGGAGCAGATTTTAAGCAACAGCGGCAAGCCCGCGATCAAGAGCCTGCAGGACCTGAATGGGCGCACTCTGACCCTGCGTGCATTTTCGGTTTTTGAGGAAATCGCAAAGTCACTGCAGAAGAGTGGCATTCAGGTCGAGATTGAATTGGCCGATCCGCAAGTGAGTTACGAGCAGATCATCAACATGGTCGCAGAAGGAGAAGTCGATGCCACTATTGTCGATGCCAGTGCCGCAGAAATCGGTGCGACTCTCCGAGATGAACTGGTGACAGGCCCGCGGGTAAGCGACCCGCTTCCCCAGGGTTGGATGGTGACGAAGGACAACCATTCCCTGCAGAAAAAACTTGACGAATTTATCAAGGAATTCAAAGCATCCAAGAAGTACGAAAAAAAGGTCAATTACTATTTCAAGCCAAACGAGCAGGCTGGGAAAAAACTGATGAGCCGAATTATTCCTGGCGAAGATCTCTCTCCCTACGACAAGCTCGCTAAAAAATCCGCGCGCGCGTATGAGTTCGACTGGCGGCTTATCGTGGCACAGATGTGGCAGGAGAGCAGTTTCAACCCCAAGGCTGAATCACCGGTGGGCGCACAGGGTCTCCTTCAGGTTATGCCCCGTACAGCCGAGGAGATTGGGTATCCCCCACCTCTGTACGAACCCGGGCGCGGGATCGAAGCTGGAGTTAAATATCTGCGGTGGATTCGAGACCGCTTCGACGAGGACATTACACTTGAAAACCAGGTGTGGTTTTCCCTCGCCGCTTACAACGCTGGTATCGGCCACTTATACGATGCACAGCGTCTTGCCAGAAGCCTGGAGCTTAATCCCAATGTCTGGTTCGACAACGTCGAAACGGCAATGCTCAAACTGTCGGAGCCGCGCTACTTTAACAAAGCGCGCTACGGCTATGTACGCGGCGCAGAGCCCGTTCAATACGTACGCAACATCAGCAAACTCTATCGCGCCTACACAGCGATTACTCCTGGAGAAATCGCGCTGCAACTGCGCTATCTTCCAGACTTCACTCGCACTCAAGTCAAGCCATCAAGAAAAGGACACTCTTGTCAACATGGTCACTGGACTCTACCAGCGGGAGGAAATTTCGACCCGCCCCACTACAGTGGCCCAGACGAACCATGGACCTACCCCACCAACGTGACCACCGAAAGTGTCAAGCTGGTTGATCAGCTGATCTACCCGCCGCGACCTTAA